A genome region from Streptomyces sp. NBC_01296 includes the following:
- the cbiE gene encoding precorrin-6y C5,15-methyltransferase (decarboxylating) subunit CbiE, producing MADRVTVIGWDGSPLTAAARSALSAATLVAGAAHHLALPEVPPAAERIRLGSLGLAARRIAGHRGTAVVFADGDPGFFGAVRTLRAPEHGLEVEVVPAVSSVAAAFARAGMPWDDAQVVVAHPRTLRRAVNVCRAHAKVAVLTSPGAGPAELALLLGGVHRTFVICEELGTAKEQVTVLTSDRAADHSWRDPNVVIVIGGQASSSATAEPAWLLGQSPAQSGARGWAHPLADAGEGESAQLRAAQLARLGPRTGDLVWDIGTGSGAFAVEAAAFGAAVIAVDADPRACERATAAARKRGVQLQVVAGRAPHVLEDLPEPDVVRIGGGGAEAARAVADRRPERIVSHASTRDEAEAIGRALTEGGYTVECALLQSVGLDTRTWGEQDRTVVFLLAAERPVNR from the coding sequence ATGGCCGACCGGGTCACGGTGATCGGCTGGGACGGCTCGCCCCTGACCGCGGCCGCCCGGTCCGCGCTCTCCGCCGCCACCCTCGTGGCCGGCGCCGCACACCACCTCGCACTCCCCGAGGTCCCGCCCGCCGCCGAACGCATCCGGCTCGGCAGCCTCGGGCTCGCCGCCCGCCGCATCGCCGGCCACCGCGGCACCGCCGTCGTCTTCGCCGACGGGGACCCCGGCTTCTTCGGCGCCGTACGCACCCTGCGCGCCCCGGAGCACGGCCTCGAGGTCGAGGTCGTCCCCGCCGTGTCCTCCGTCGCCGCCGCCTTCGCCCGCGCCGGCATGCCCTGGGACGACGCCCAGGTCGTCGTCGCCCACCCGCGCACCCTGCGCCGCGCCGTCAACGTCTGCCGCGCGCACGCCAAGGTCGCCGTCCTCACCTCGCCCGGCGCCGGCCCCGCCGAACTCGCCCTCCTGCTCGGCGGGGTCCACCGCACCTTCGTCATCTGCGAGGAGCTCGGCACCGCCAAGGAACAGGTGACCGTCCTGACCTCCGACCGGGCCGCCGACCACAGCTGGCGCGACCCCAACGTCGTCATCGTCATCGGCGGACAGGCCTCCTCCTCCGCCACCGCCGAACCGGCATGGCTGCTCGGCCAGAGCCCCGCCCAGAGCGGCGCCCGCGGCTGGGCCCACCCCCTGGCCGACGCCGGGGAAGGCGAGTCGGCCCAGCTGCGCGCCGCCCAGCTCGCCCGCCTCGGCCCGCGCACCGGAGACCTCGTCTGGGACATCGGCACCGGCTCCGGCGCCTTCGCCGTGGAAGCCGCCGCGTTCGGCGCCGCCGTCATCGCGGTGGACGCCGACCCGCGCGCCTGCGAACGCGCAACTGCCGCCGCCCGCAAGCGGGGCGTACAGCTCCAGGTCGTCGCCGGCCGCGCACCCCACGTACTGGAAGACCTGCCCGAACCCGACGTCGTCCGCATCGGCGGCGGGGGAGCGGAGGCCGCCCGGGCCGTGGCCGACCGCCGCCCCGAACGGATCGTCAGCCACGCCTCCACGCGCGACGAGGCCGAGGCGATCGGCCGCGCGCTCACCGAGGGCGGCTACACCGTCGAGTGCGCGCTCCTCCAGTCCGTGGGACTGGACACCCGTACGTGGGGTGAACAGGACCGTACCGTCGTGTTCCTCCTGGCAGCCGAACGCCCCGTGAACCGCTAG
- the cobT gene encoding nicotinate-nucleotide--dimethylbenzimidazole phosphoribosyltransferase — protein MTDTGQVPGEGLPDNAGMVDQQGIPAPVEIPGPVPAPVQGGYAFQDLVDNPAEPEDEELLLMPSGQGAWSDPQVVPPAPVFPVETSYGDAPYAEYPEAPAAYAEPAFPAQPAFPDPLYGDASYSAGAHEAGGRDSGALDLSGLMVPPQAGAPMAPAAPVATAAPARRPLHMGPPVPEATGGVVRSLADRGPAAAPLAAAVPVAAVAPVAAAAVSAPVAPIPVQVAGPPTVGPEYLDVPRPEAAAVPAAPQPGETPPQAGEPWTAEPAPVAAAEPVVAAAEPVAVPQPVVAAEPAVAPEPVMAPEPVMAVEPVMAPEPVMAPVAAEVPEAPEAAQPEPVVVPQPVAVPEPAPVVEAAPEPVAEAPAPAAAEPAQAPVAQAVEPEPVVAEAAPVDVPVAEAAVVEPEALPAETVVPAPEAVEPAAEAPVVEPVVAEPVAVEPVVPEAPAAPAALEAVPEIAPEAVAVQPEAAPETAPAPVAEPEAEAAAEQVAEAAPEPVVEPSAGEAAPGYADAEREAVLRVMRERRDIRNGFRTDPIPHEVLLRVLEAAHHAPSVGHSQPWDFVVIRSAETRRTMHELAQRQREAYAKSLPKGRAKQFKQLKIEAILDTPVNIVVTADPTRGGRHTLGRHTQPQMAPYSSALAVENLWLAARAEGLGVGWVSFFDEREMVRELGLPEHLEVVAYLCVGYVDEFPEEPELAQAGWSQRRPLAWVVHEETYGRRALPGEEPHDLLSETVASIRPLDAKALGEAWERQKRMTKPAGALGMLEIISAQLSGLSRVCPPPIPEPAAVAIFAGDHGVHAQGVTPWPQEVTTQMVANFLGGGAVCNAFANQVGAEVCVIDVGVAGDLPATPGLLPRKVRPGTADLSTGPAMTREEAIAAIEVGIETARDLVAAGNKALLSGEMGIANTTVSAALISVFTGVDPAEVTGRGTGINDETHARKVEVVRRALELHQPDPADPIGVLAAIGGLEHAAIVGLLLGGASLRTPVILDGVSAGAAALVARAIAPESLSACIAGHRSAEPGHVAALNKLGLRPLVDLDLRLGEGTGALLALPLVQSAARAMHEVATFDSAGVTEK, from the coding sequence ATGACTGACACCGGCCAGGTACCGGGCGAGGGTCTCCCGGACAACGCGGGCATGGTGGATCAGCAGGGCATTCCCGCTCCGGTCGAGATCCCGGGCCCCGTCCCCGCTCCCGTCCAGGGCGGCTACGCCTTCCAGGACCTCGTGGACAACCCGGCCGAGCCGGAGGACGAGGAACTGCTGCTGATGCCGAGCGGCCAGGGTGCGTGGAGCGACCCGCAGGTCGTCCCGCCGGCGCCCGTCTTCCCCGTCGAGACCTCCTACGGCGACGCGCCCTACGCCGAGTACCCCGAGGCGCCGGCCGCGTACGCGGAGCCCGCGTTCCCCGCACAGCCCGCCTTCCCCGACCCCTTGTACGGTGACGCCTCGTACAGCGCGGGTGCGCACGAGGCCGGCGGCCGCGACTCCGGCGCGCTCGACCTCAGCGGCCTCATGGTCCCGCCGCAGGCGGGCGCCCCGATGGCCCCGGCCGCGCCCGTCGCCACGGCCGCTCCCGCCCGTCGGCCGCTGCACATGGGTCCGCCCGTGCCCGAGGCCACCGGCGGAGTCGTGCGCTCCCTGGCCGACCGGGGTCCGGCGGCGGCTCCCCTGGCCGCCGCGGTGCCCGTCGCAGCGGTCGCGCCCGTCGCCGCCGCTGCCGTGAGCGCCCCGGTGGCTCCGATTCCGGTGCAGGTGGCCGGGCCGCCGACCGTCGGTCCCGAGTACCTCGACGTTCCGCGCCCCGAGGCCGCAGCCGTACCGGCCGCGCCGCAGCCGGGCGAGACCCCGCCGCAGGCCGGCGAGCCGTGGACGGCGGAGCCGGCGCCCGTGGCGGCTGCGGAGCCCGTGGTGGCCGCCGCCGAGCCCGTGGCCGTGCCGCAGCCCGTGGTGGCCGCCGAGCCGGCCGTGGCCCCCGAGCCGGTCATGGCTCCTGAGCCGGTCATGGCCGTCGAGCCGGTCATGGCGCCCGAGCCCGTCATGGCACCCGTGGCCGCCGAAGTCCCCGAGGCCCCGGAAGCCGCTCAGCCGGAGCCGGTCGTCGTGCCGCAGCCGGTCGCCGTGCCGGAGCCCGCGCCGGTCGTGGAGGCCGCGCCGGAGCCCGTCGCCGAGGCGCCCGCGCCTGCCGCCGCGGAGCCCGCCCAGGCCCCGGTGGCGCAGGCCGTCGAGCCGGAGCCGGTCGTGGCCGAGGCCGCGCCGGTGGACGTACCGGTGGCGGAGGCCGCCGTGGTGGAGCCGGAGGCCCTGCCTGCGGAAACGGTGGTTCCGGCCCCCGAGGCCGTCGAGCCCGCCGCCGAGGCGCCCGTCGTCGAGCCGGTCGTCGCCGAGCCCGTCGCCGTCGAGCCGGTCGTCCCCGAGGCCCCTGCCGCCCCCGCCGCGCTGGAAGCCGTACCGGAGATCGCGCCGGAGGCCGTGGCGGTGCAGCCCGAAGCCGCTCCCGAGACCGCCCCCGCGCCGGTTGCCGAGCCGGAGGCCGAAGCAGCGGCCGAGCAGGTCGCAGAGGCCGCTCCCGAGCCCGTCGTGGAGCCCTCCGCCGGCGAAGCGGCCCCCGGATACGCCGACGCCGAGCGCGAGGCCGTGCTGCGCGTCATGCGCGAACGCCGCGACATCCGCAACGGCTTCCGCACCGACCCGATCCCGCACGAGGTGCTGCTCCGCGTCCTGGAGGCCGCGCACCACGCGCCCAGCGTGGGCCACTCCCAGCCCTGGGACTTCGTCGTCATCCGCTCGGCCGAGACCCGCCGGACGATGCACGAGCTCGCCCAGCGCCAGCGCGAGGCCTACGCGAAGTCGCTGCCCAAGGGCCGGGCGAAGCAGTTCAAGCAGCTCAAGATCGAGGCCATCCTCGACACCCCGGTGAACATCGTCGTCACCGCCGACCCCACCCGCGGCGGCCGTCACACCCTCGGCCGGCACACCCAGCCGCAGATGGCCCCGTACTCCTCGGCCCTCGCCGTCGAGAACCTCTGGCTCGCCGCGCGCGCCGAGGGCCTCGGCGTCGGCTGGGTCAGCTTCTTCGACGAGCGCGAGATGGTCCGCGAACTCGGCCTGCCGGAGCACCTCGAGGTCGTCGCGTACCTGTGCGTCGGCTACGTCGACGAGTTCCCGGAGGAGCCGGAGCTCGCGCAGGCCGGCTGGTCGCAGCGCCGGCCGCTGGCCTGGGTCGTGCACGAGGAGACGTACGGCCGCCGCGCGCTGCCCGGCGAGGAGCCGCACGACCTGCTCTCGGAGACGGTCGCCAGCATCCGCCCGCTCGACGCGAAGGCGCTGGGCGAGGCCTGGGAGCGCCAGAAGCGCATGACCAAGCCCGCCGGGGCCCTGGGCATGCTCGAAATCATCTCCGCCCAGCTCAGCGGCCTCTCCCGGGTCTGCCCGCCGCCGATCCCCGAGCCGGCCGCGGTCGCGATCTTCGCGGGCGACCACGGGGTCCACGCCCAGGGCGTCACCCCGTGGCCCCAGGAGGTCACCACGCAGATGGTCGCCAACTTCCTGGGCGGCGGCGCGGTCTGCAACGCGTTCGCGAACCAGGTGGGCGCCGAGGTGTGCGTCATCGACGTCGGTGTCGCGGGCGACCTCCCCGCCACCCCGGGCCTGCTCCCGCGCAAGGTCCGCCCGGGTACGGCCGACCTGTCCACGGGCCCGGCGATGACCCGCGAGGAAGCGATCGCGGCCATCGAGGTGGGCATCGAGACGGCCCGCGACCTCGTCGCAGCAGGCAACAAGGCCCTCCTGTCCGGCGAGATGGGCATCGCGAACACGACGGTCTCCGCAGCCCTGATCTCGGTCTTCACCGGGGTCGACCCGGCGGAGGTCACGGGCCGCGGCACGGGCATCAACGACGAGACGCACGCCCGCAAGGTCGAGGTCGTACGCCGCGCCCTGGAACTCCACCAGCCGGACCCGGCGGACCCGATCGGCGTCCTGGCGGCCATCGGCGGCCTGGAGCACGCGGCCATCGTCGGCCTGCTCCTGGGCGGAGCGTCCCTGCGCACTCCGGTCATCCTGGACGGCGTGAGCGCGGGCGCGGCAGCCCTGGTGGCCCGGGCCATCGCCCCCGAGTCCCTCTCGGCCTGCATCGCGGGCCACCGCAGTGCGGAGCCGGGGCACGTGGCGGCCCTGAACAAGCTCGGCCTGCGCCCGCTGGTCGACCTGGACCTCCGCCTGGGCGAGGGCACGGGCGCCCTGCTGGCGCTCCCGCTGGTCCAGAGCGCGGCCCGCGCGATGCACGAGGTGGCCACGTTCGACTCGGCGGGCGTCACCGAGAAGTAG
- the cobA gene encoding uroporphyrinogen-III C-methyltransferase: MAEHPAYPVGLRLAGRRVVVIGGGQVAQRRLPALVAAGADVLLISPSATPSVDAMADTGEIRWERRRYQDGDLDGAWYALIATRDRAANDVASAEAERRRVWCVRADDAEAATAWTPATGRVEGVTVAVLSGNDPRRSAAVRDAVVEGLRDGSLATARTRTPGVSLVGGGPGDPDLITVRGRRLLAEADVVIADRLGPRDLLDELPPHVEVIDAAKIPYGRFMAQEAINNALIEHAKAGKAVVRLKGGDPYVFGRGMEELQALAEAGIPCTVVPGISSSISVPGAVGIPVTHRGVAHEFTVVSGHVGPDDPRSLVDWASLAKLTGTLVILMGVDKIGLIAEALVRHGRSADTPVAVVQEGTTATQRRVDATLATVGETVRAEEIRPPAVIVIGEVVNVGTPTA; the protein is encoded by the coding sequence ATGGCCGAACACCCCGCGTACCCCGTAGGACTCCGCCTCGCCGGCCGCCGCGTCGTCGTCATCGGCGGCGGCCAGGTCGCCCAGCGCCGGCTGCCCGCGCTCGTCGCGGCCGGCGCCGACGTCCTGCTGATCTCCCCTTCCGCCACGCCCTCCGTGGACGCCATGGCGGATACCGGTGAGATCCGCTGGGAGCGCCGCCGCTACCAGGACGGCGACCTCGACGGCGCCTGGTACGCGCTGATCGCGACCCGGGACCGGGCCGCCAACGACGTGGCCTCCGCCGAGGCCGAGCGCCGCCGCGTCTGGTGCGTGCGCGCGGACGACGCCGAGGCGGCCACCGCCTGGACCCCGGCCACCGGCCGCGTCGAGGGCGTGACCGTCGCCGTCCTGAGCGGCAACGACCCCCGCCGCTCCGCCGCCGTCCGCGACGCCGTCGTCGAGGGGCTGCGCGACGGCTCCCTCGCCACGGCCCGCACCCGCACCCCCGGTGTCTCCCTCGTCGGCGGCGGCCCCGGCGACCCCGACCTGATCACCGTCCGCGGGCGCCGCCTCCTCGCCGAGGCCGATGTCGTCATCGCCGACCGGCTCGGCCCCCGCGACCTGCTCGACGAACTCCCGCCGCACGTCGAGGTCATCGACGCCGCGAAGATCCCGTACGGCCGCTTCATGGCCCAGGAGGCCATCAACAACGCGCTGATCGAGCACGCCAAGGCCGGCAAGGCCGTGGTCCGGCTCAAGGGCGGGGACCCGTACGTCTTCGGCCGCGGCATGGAGGAGCTCCAGGCCCTCGCCGAGGCCGGCATCCCCTGCACCGTCGTCCCCGGCATCTCCAGCTCCATCTCGGTGCCGGGCGCCGTCGGCATCCCGGTCACCCACCGCGGCGTGGCGCACGAGTTCACCGTGGTCAGCGGCCACGTCGGCCCCGACGACCCGCGCTCCCTCGTGGACTGGGCCTCCCTCGCCAAGCTCACCGGCACCCTGGTGATCCTGATGGGCGTCGACAAGATCGGCCTGATCGCCGAGGCCCTGGTCCGGCACGGCCGCTCCGCCGACACCCCGGTCGCGGTCGTCCAGGAGGGCACCACCGCCACCCAGCGCCGCGTCGACGCCACCCTCGCCACCGTCGGCGAGACCGTACGGGCGGAGGAGATCCGTCCGCCCGCGGTCATCGTGATCGGCGAGGTCGTCAACGTCGGTACCCCGACCGCCTGA
- a CDS encoding TrmH family RNA methyltransferase translates to MADLITVEDPDDPRLRDYTGLTDVELRRRREPEEGLFIAEGEKVIRRAKDAGYEMRSMLLSAKWVDVMRDVIDELPAPVYAVTPELAERVTGYHVHRGALASMQRKPLPTADELLAGEGAGRRIAVFEGFVDHANLGAAFRSAAALGISAILLSPDCADPLYRRAIKVSMGSVFSVPYGRLDKWPADLEKVREAGYRILAMTPSPKATPLDQVPPERFERSAIMLGSEGHGLSTYALRAADEWVRIPMAEGIDSLNVAAASAVAFYATRPPQAPAPTPPEL, encoded by the coding sequence GTGGCTGATCTCATCACCGTCGAAGACCCCGACGACCCGCGCCTGCGCGACTACACGGGCCTGACCGACGTCGAACTGCGGCGTCGGCGCGAGCCCGAAGAAGGCCTGTTCATCGCCGAGGGCGAGAAGGTCATCAGACGCGCCAAGGACGCCGGGTACGAGATGCGCTCGATGCTGCTCTCCGCGAAGTGGGTCGACGTCATGCGCGACGTCATCGACGAGCTCCCGGCGCCGGTCTACGCCGTCACTCCGGAGCTCGCCGAACGCGTCACCGGCTACCACGTGCACCGCGGGGCCCTCGCCTCGATGCAGCGCAAGCCGCTCCCGACGGCCGACGAACTGCTCGCGGGGGAGGGGGCGGGTCGCCGGATCGCCGTCTTCGAGGGCTTCGTCGACCACGCGAACCTGGGCGCCGCGTTCCGCAGCGCGGCCGCCCTCGGCATCAGCGCGATACTGCTCTCCCCGGACTGCGCGGACCCGCTGTACCGGCGTGCCATCAAGGTCTCGATGGGGTCCGTGTTCTCGGTGCCGTACGGACGCCTCGACAAGTGGCCCGCCGACCTCGAGAAGGTCCGCGAGGCGGGCTACCGGATCCTGGCCATGACGCCGAGCCCGAAGGCCACGCCGCTGGACCAGGTCCCGCCGGAGCGCTTCGAGCGCTCCGCGATCATGCTCGGGTCCGAGGGGCACGGCCTGTCCACGTACGCGCTGCGGGCCGCCGACGAGTGGGTCCGGATCCCGATGGCGGAGGGGATCGACTCGCTGAACGTGGCCGCGGCCTCGGCGGTGGCCTTCTACGCGACCCGCCCGCCCCAGGCCCCGGCGCCCACCCCGCCGGAGCTCTAG
- a CDS encoding serine/threonine-protein kinase — MDMAMMRLRREDPRVVGSFRLHRRLGAGGMGVVYLGSDRRGQRVALKVIRPDLAEDQEFRSRFAREVSAARRIRGGCTARLVAADLDAERPWFATQYVPGPSLHDKVAEEGPLTAAQIAAIGAALSEGLVAVHEAGVVHRDLKPSNILLSPKGPRIIDFGIAWATGASTLTHVGTAVGSPGFLAPEQVRGAAVTPATDVFALGATLAYAATADSPFGHGSSEVMLYRVVHEEPHLVGVPDALAPLVQACLAKDPEERPSTLQLSMRLKEIAAREAQGLSDGRPPAQRARTERPTGRLPERADAYADQRTERRTGGTPVPQAPNQGQGQGRGQGPDSGPHARPSGARPASSRPSSSRNPGGPSSRPTAGRTGGRPAPRTTGTGRRSSRPDPRLMRQRLIVFVVVTLIVALGIAAAQKF, encoded by the coding sequence GTGGACATGGCGATGATGCGGCTCCGGCGCGAGGACCCGCGTGTCGTCGGCTCATTCAGGCTGCACCGACGGCTCGGTGCCGGCGGTATGGGCGTGGTCTACCTGGGATCCGACCGGCGCGGCCAGCGTGTCGCGCTCAAGGTGATCCGGCCGGATCTGGCCGAGGACCAGGAGTTCCGCTCGCGCTTCGCGCGCGAGGTGTCCGCCGCCCGGCGGATCCGGGGCGGGTGCACGGCCCGCCTCGTGGCCGCGGACCTGGACGCGGAGCGGCCGTGGTTCGCCACCCAGTACGTGCCCGGCCCGTCCCTGCACGACAAGGTGGCCGAGGAGGGTCCCCTCACGGCCGCACAGATCGCCGCGATCGGCGCCGCGCTCTCCGAGGGACTGGTCGCCGTGCACGAGGCGGGGGTCGTCCACCGCGATCTCAAGCCCTCGAACATTCTTCTGTCTCCCAAGGGCCCCCGGATCATCGACTTCGGGATCGCCTGGGCCACCGGTGCGAGCACCCTCACCCATGTGGGCACGGCCGTCGGCTCCCCCGGCTTCCTCGCGCCCGAGCAGGTGCGCGGGGCTGCCGTCACCCCGGCCACCGACGTCTTCGCGCTGGGCGCCACCCTCGCCTACGCGGCGACCGCCGACTCGCCCTTCGGGCACGGCAGTTCCGAGGTCATGCTGTACCGCGTGGTGCACGAGGAGCCGCATCTGGTCGGGGTCCCGGATGCGCTCGCGCCCCTCGTACAGGCCTGCCTGGCCAAGGATCCCGAGGAGCGGCCCAGCACGCTGCAGCTGTCGATGCGGCTGAAGGAGATCGCGGCCCGCGAGGCGCAGGGGCTGTCCGACGGGCGCCCGCCGGCGCAGCGCGCGCGGACCGAGCGGCCCACCGGGCGGCTGCCGGAGCGGGCCGATGCCTACGCCGACCAGCGCACGGAGCGCCGTACGGGCGGCACGCCCGTGCCCCAGGCGCCGAACCAGGGCCAGGGGCAGGGCCGGGGCCAGGGCCCGGACAGCGGACCGCACGCCCGGCCCTCCGGCGCACGGCCCGCGTCCTCGCGGCCCTCGTCCTCGCGGAACCCGGGCGGCCCGTCCTCCCGGCCGACGGCGGGGCGTACGGGCGGCCGCCCGGCCCCGCGGACGACGGGCACGGGGCGGCGGTCGTCGCGGCCGGACCCCAGGCTGATGCGGCAGCGGCTGATCGTGTTCGTCGTGGTGACGCTGATCGTCGCGCTGGGCATCGCCGCGGCCCAGAAGTTCTGA
- a CDS encoding phosphotransferase family protein: protein MNQEPLPAALAAYAGAGEWDAPYELLAEREDGTVVRCGEIVAKAHAGDSDRAGLAVRMRIAADEALAGVLLAPLRPEVGYLGGRPVSLWPYGAPVDPERPEDAPWEAAARLLAALHQVPVHRLPGPVPPMRGPAKLARALRRLARATAPGRAAGGAGGGPGGAAGPVGVPAAPGAAGSAGPAGSRTGSALVPSPAEGRPAGDLVRAAARTLPAWVRGEAPAPRGGALCHGDLHLGQLVRGPGPGGGWRLIDVDDLGIGTPAWDLARPAAWYAAGLLDTGTWVRFLDSYRAAGGPAAGPTGSDPWPKLDLAARALTVQTAALALAKSVENHRRLDDVERLMVDSCARIAALPPDLEPQAPS, encoded by the coding sequence ATGAACCAGGAGCCACTGCCCGCCGCCCTCGCGGCGTACGCCGGCGCGGGGGAGTGGGACGCCCCCTACGAACTCCTCGCCGAGCGGGAGGACGGGACCGTCGTGCGCTGCGGCGAGATCGTGGCCAAGGCGCATGCCGGGGACAGCGACCGGGCGGGCCTCGCCGTGCGGATGCGGATCGCGGCGGACGAGGCGCTGGCCGGGGTGCTCCTGGCCCCGCTGCGCCCCGAGGTCGGCTATCTCGGGGGCCGGCCCGTGTCCCTGTGGCCGTACGGGGCCCCGGTCGACCCGGAGCGCCCCGAGGACGCCCCCTGGGAGGCGGCCGCCCGGCTGCTGGCGGCCCTGCACCAGGTCCCCGTGCACCGGCTGCCGGGCCCGGTCCCGCCGATGCGCGGTCCGGCCAAACTCGCCCGGGCCCTGCGCCGCCTGGCGCGGGCGACGGCTCCCGGCCGGGCTGCCGGTGGCGCTGGCGGGGGTCCCGGCGGGGCGGCCGGGCCCGTGGGTGTCCCCGCTGCCCCCGGCGCGGCCGGTTCCGCCGGCCCGGCCGGGTCCCGTACCGGGTCCGCCCTCGTGCCGAGCCCCGCCGAGGGCCGCCCCGCCGGCGACCTCGTACGGGCCGCCGCGCGGACCCTGCCCGCCTGGGTGCGGGGGGAGGCTCCGGCGCCCCGGGGCGGGGCGCTGTGCCACGGCGACCTGCACCTCGGGCAGTTGGTCCGCGGCCCCGGACCCGGCGGGGGCTGGCGGCTCATCGACGTCGACGACCTCGGGATCGGGACCCCCGCCTGGGATCTGGCCCGGCCCGCCGCCTGGTACGCCGCCGGGCTGCTCGACACCGGCACCTGGGTCCGCTTCCTCGACTCGTACCGCGCGGCCGGCGGCCCCGCGGCCGGGCCGACGGGCTCCGACCCCTGGCCGAAACTGGACCTCGCCGCGCGGGCCCTGACCGTGCAGACTGCCGCCCTGGCTCTGGCCAAATCGGTGGAAAACCACCGCCGACTCGATGACGTGGAACGGCTGATGGTGGACTCTTGTGCCCGAATCGCCGCCCTCCCGCCCGACTTGGAGCCGCAGGCTCCGTCGTAG
- a CDS encoding TFIIB-type zinc ribbon-containing protein has product MQCPKCHAMMHTYNRNGVQIEQCSNCRGIFLDYGELEALTRLESQYTGGQYGQVPPPAAPPAPYPAAHAPAPAWGAPHHGGHGHGHHGHHKGGFGRMLFSS; this is encoded by the coding sequence ATGCAGTGTCCGAAGTGTCACGCGATGATGCACACCTACAACCGCAACGGTGTCCAGATCGAGCAGTGCAGCAACTGTCGCGGCATCTTCCTCGACTACGGCGAGCTGGAGGCGCTGACCCGCCTGGAGTCCCAGTACACCGGCGGCCAGTACGGCCAGGTCCCGCCGCCCGCCGCGCCCCCGGCCCCCTACCCGGCGGCGCACGCCCCCGCCCCCGCTTGGGGTGCCCCGCACCACGGCGGCCACGGCCACGGTCACCACGGCCACCACAAGGGCGGCTTCGGCCGGATGCTCTTCTCCTCCTGA